In Melanotaenia boesemani isolate fMelBoe1 chromosome 18, fMelBoe1.pri, whole genome shotgun sequence, the sequence TCTTAAAACCCATTTCAGTCTGTCATCTTAGACTCATCTTGGCTTAATATGAGTGTGTTGGGTGCTGCAGAGTTTCCATGTTTTAACCCCGACACAATGCTCCCACTGCTCACCCAAGCTGTTCGGTGAGCAGCACATACCTGTGTGAACAACTGTTCTCGTACATGAAGATAAACAATCATGCGGGTCGTCCTGCTGATGAACACCTTTACTCAGTCCGGAGGATTTCCACAGCTCAGAGCCTGACCCCAAACACTGAACAACTTACATCCATAATGAAACACCAAGTATCTGTCTGGTGAGCATCACCGAGGAGCAAACTGAGTTTAGCGGCATTTTAAGTGTTTAATGTTAATGCACAGGACATTGGATCTTTCTATGAAGAAGATTATGTTTTTGGTTGTTCTTtgcttgttttcatttcaatataCTATGACAAAGGTGCAGAGCCATAAAGAAATAACTgcaactgatttatttttttacatttcgcTGTATAGAAAGCAGTTGCTTACCTGTCAGTTGCTGTCAGTTGCTCCCCTTCCTTGATTCTGTCATATCACCCCGAGACTAATAAGACTTTGTAAAGTTTTTGCATTCTTCCTATTGCATaacatttgatttttcaaaTGAGGAAATAATTTTTGCTTATTGTTTGCctatagaaaaatgttttcctttgaaattactctgaaaaaaaatgcatatagtcatgaaaatgaatgcgactaactgtttttatttttcatttattcaatgtttaatgttgtttaGTGGGCAGGCCACTCCCCTGCTATTTGCTGGGGTAGGCTTTAGCTtactaagcggtatagaaaatgaatgaatgaatgacatgGCCATTTTTCAACATGGCATTGCCAGGATTCACGGGTTGAAATTGTTAAAGAGTGATtaagggaatttttttttttttttttttttttttaagtaatgtgaaaataaaacaaatcagcaCATTCAGATATAACGGTTTATGTAACTTATTTTTGATTCTGGGTTGACGCTCTTGGGGGACCATGGTTCTCGAGGGAAGTAAGAACACATGGATATTTCAAGGTCAAAAGAAGCCGTCAGGTGATCGGCTTagaacaagaaggaaaaaagaagaggagaagctGGCAAAGTGCAAAGCCATGCAGATAGATCATATATCTGTGTATCATATATGTGATGGAATAACTTGAAGCCTCATTTCTGGTCCCTTTATGTGCATAAATAGGTTCAAACATCAAACATCATTGCCCACAGACTCCTCTTCTACATTGGCATGATTGTTAGAGAATAGATTCTCTGGTTCATTTCTGAGATCAGACATCAATTTCAGACAAAAGCAAACATGGTGACGGTGGAGGAGATCATAATCATGCTAGACCAGAATTTCATATTCAGACTTGTCCTGTGGTTTGTTTAAATAGCCTTTATTGAGACTGCAGCAGGGGGACATTCCCAAGACACTACTGTGGGCCCAGGCGCTGGAAAGGAAAGATGGATAGAAGAGTGGAGGAGATAAGTTGTGGAAGGGGGTGAAGAAGGGTCCCAGGTCCAGGCAACGGCAGCCATGTGAGAGGCGTCGGGTCTGAGGGATGATGAGGATACTGGAGTGCCAGCTGTGTGGGCGGGCGGCAGACTCCACAGGGGCTGCGTCTGAGTGCCCTTCTGCCCTTTCCTAGCAGCAGTCGAACAGTGACGTGTGGGTTGTTTAGGAAGCCAGCGGTGCAGGAGCCCAGGACACTGAGGAAATGCCTCGTCTTCCTCTGCAGAAATTAACACTTAACACTTTAGAGAATATCCCATCAGCAAAAACAACTAATTTAATCTTAATTTAGTCTTTAGACTTCTAAATTCTTTAATTCTTTAATTGTTTTAGAGCCCATTGCAGAGAAGCTTTTTCAAGCCTActgagtaaaaaacaaaaaaaaaaaactgttttaaaactcTGAGTAGTGGTTCTTCTTCATTCAGAGGTGAAACAGAATGctggtataaaaaaaactttacaccCTCCTGGAATAACGCACTTTATCataaagagacataaaaagaggcagcacagTAGAAGGCggtggtctgtgcagccattaaacTCACCAcaccttatttttctttttgttccttttgctggttgcaCATAAACTATGCTATGCACATTTCCCCTGCGGTTTCCAGTAATACGGCGCCATGTGCTGCATCTGGCTACACGTGcacaagctctctgaaaacggAACAAAATAAGCATGTAAAGGATGCAGGAGACAGACACAAGACCTTGTCTGCATGCATGTGGAAAGTATTAGCCCCATGCTGCATTGCTACTTATCTGTAGGATTATTGTATTCAGTGTAAACCAGGCTACCATTCTTCCTCCAGAGCTACAGAGCGTTGGTACAACTGAGGACAATGTTAAACACGTTAAAACATTATTGTGTGTTTagtcaaaatattaaaaaaggacTGCATAATTatactatttatttaaattttcttttaatgtataTGGGAACTCTGAgtaattatttctttcttgtATCCTACACTGTAAGATGATAACTGTAGAATCTACAGTAACTTACTGGCAGCAAATGGCAAGTAATGTTGCTGTAGTATATTCTACAGTATGCTTACTGTAAGCAGTGTACAGTAATATTTTTAAGTACTGTATTATTACTTACAGTAACAGTGCTGTATTATTACTTACAGTAACAGTGCTGTGCTGTACTTTTTTTACAACAGATATAAGAGTACTGTAATACAtaacattaattttattattattattattattgatgttATTAGTATTATTGTCAATAACAACAACCACCAAATAATTGCCTACTGTAAAATTAAGATGGCAAATATGaacttttgaaaaacaaatagaacaagtcaaagattgtttttaaacaagtttattGTCAAAATGACATAAAGTCATAGAACATGTGTTTCCAGTTAAAACAGCTGAAACCATATTTAGACCTATACAGTTCCCAGTTCAAAATGGagggaaacaataaaatgaataaaacatgtgaGCATATTGTCTGAGCACGTTCATCATACTCTCACATATAACAAGTTAAACAAGTTTTCTTTGGACAATCcaacaataacattaaaaccCTTTTTATCTGGAGTTAAATCCTTGATAATATTTCACAAAGTCTACTGAACCATTGAAACTTAGCTTTGTGTAAATTGGAACTTCCGTATTATGGTGAATATTAAAGGCACAAGTAATGTTTGCGTttatcacagtaaaaacagtccAATTAATagggaacattttttttaaataacatgccTGTTCAGATGGCTTTGATCATAGCTGGCAACTCAGGTGCACACACATCAGGGGGTAGCCTGGTCTCTTACCCACTGGTGTGGCCGGAACTCTTCTTCCTGACAATGGATGGAAAAGTCAAAAGTTCATTGTCACCAAGGGATGAACGTGTGTGCAAATTTACTTAGCAGCATGGACATTTTTTGGCCCTCGGTGAGAACTGATGGCCTAAAGACAAAATGAGTGAATTGTCTAACCTGGATCAGTTCAGTTCTTCCAGTCGTAATCGATAAAGTCTCTTATGAAGGAACGGACATGGGAGTTGAGGGACTCGCTCTTCCTCTGGACCATCTTTCCTGTCCTTCGGCTCACCTGCGTCTTTGCCGTACACTTGCTGTATTCGGCATTATCCTGACAAAGAATCTGGAAATACAAATATTGAAACCCAGTTGTTATATTCCAGCATGAGTCTGCATCACACCACAGACGCCACCCACTCCACTGTGTTTAGGGATAGGCAACCCGGGTCCTTGAGGGTGGGTATCCTGCAGGCATTAGGAGTTTCCCTGTTGCAACACTCCTCACTCTAATTGGATGATGGTGCAGAGCTTGGTGTTCAGCTCTGCACAAGTCACATGGTGTGTTGCAACAGTGAAGCTCTAATACCAACAGGATactggcccttgaggaccggagttgccCATCCTTGGTGTAGGTGATAGTCTGGCTAAACCAGCGCTCCATCCTGTCACATTTTAAAGATGTATAGACAACATTTGTACAATATGTGTTGCTATTTCATTTATTGGTTTCCTGTCAAATATTTATGGGGTAGTGATTAATGACAGGTGTGCAGCACACCTGTCATTAATCACTTCATCAAATAGAAATTGACAGGAAAATccacacaacaaaaacataccTCTGGATAAACTCCAAAGACGTGGCTGCCTCAGCTGGATATTCTATATTGAAGACATAGTACGAAGCAAAGAGGACAGCCAGGGCTGTCGTGAAATTGGACGTCTCGCTGAGTTTAAGGACAACACCACCCTCAATGGAAAGCATCCACTTCCTGGCTCCCAGAATGGAGTGTCCTGACACAGTAAATGTTAAGTTTAAAACATGTCACTCATCATACTGTGTTGTGGAGTATACAATCAACTCAGGTTTCAGACAGATTCTGAGAAATGACAGTAACCAAGACTACACAGGGGCTCCTGCAGTCTTGTGAATATGACACATACACAGTCATCCTCTGGTGGTGTCACTGACATCAATTAACAACAATATGAAACTAATAAATCAGTGAGTCAGTGGGGAATTAAGCTAATAAATTAATACTTTGAATGTAAATATCAATATGTTTGAATAatcataactttttaaaattattcttaaTTTCCAAAGTTTATCAATTGCACATTATAGTGTGTATGATTAACTTATTTGATGTTCTGACTTCCCAATGTCAATGAGATGTCAATGTGATTTCACCGACTCCACCAATGCATACCCTACTACCTGTCATATTATTCACTGTAAGTCATTATGTTATCTTTTATGTAGGTGCTGGTAACTTACCAAGCATGATGAGCCTGGGAGTGTTGGGCAGGGAAAGCTGGGCCTCAACGTCTGCCTGGGTAGAAGTTTCctgaaacacaacacaaaaactaTTACAAGAAAGTACCGCTGCTGTCTTAGTCCAGCCCCACCTGGTGCCTTTGATCTTCCAGGAGCGCCTCTTCTGTTTCCCCCACATTCCTGACTGGCATGATGTTAGTCAGGGACGTGGGGAAAACAGGAGCGGGGCTCCTGGAAGGGGGAATGTGATTGAAAGGATGGTCGATGAGAGAAAATCACAttcaagggaaaaaaacaaactgaactgTAACTGTCGCTTTATCTGGTAATAAATAAGATATTACTCACGTCAGCCAAGAGGAAGATGGCATCCTCTTTTTCTTGGAAGTGGGCAACCATGATGAGTGTTGCAGCAAGCCCAGGATCCACCTCTTCTTCCTGTCTCTCAAGGCAGGAGAGGACCATCTTCACATCTTTCTTCCATCTCAAAAGTTGACTTTTGAAGTATTTCAACACTCTTTCTCCCTTTTTGGCAAGTGATTCTTGTAGTCTTGATTCTAGGTCAAATCCGGTCAGTAAGCAAAAGTGCTTGAGTAGAAACTTTTGCATGAAAAGGAATGGCCAATCCCTCTGAAGCTGTGACATACTTGGTGAGGGAGTTGCATTCAAGTCTCGACGCTGTGGCTCATATGTTACCGTCATGAGGTCATCCACACGTCTCTGGTCTGCAGCTCTTTGTCCCTCCAGGGAATAGATAGTCATCagctctcttttcttctctaaaAGGGACTCTCTGTTTTCACCTTCCGGTAGCTGCAAAGGCTGCCAATTGACACACCCATAGCTATCTGTTTTGGCACACTTCATTGACGGTCCTGGATTGTCATCTTCTATGGGAGGAGCCAATCGCTTAGGCTTTCGAAGCCGGGCAAGGGTATTGTCTCGGTTTAAAAACTGCATCCTTTCTCTTAGCTGTTTGCCTAAACAGAAATATCCACTGCCCATTCGCTCTCCCTCTTCTGTTCTGTCTCCTAAAGACTCTGGGTATATCTCTACCATAAGACACTGCCTGAGTGGAGGGTTCAAGCAAACCTGTTTTATGTCATCTGCAATGACCCGCACCATATGAAGCCTATCTTCTCTTTTTGGTCTCCTCTTCTCAGCAAGACACGTTCTCAAACTTGGGCGCATTTTCTCCCATGGCACTGCAAATGTAGACACCCATGTGCTATGTTTTACAGGAACAGGGCTTGTTGTCACAGCCAATAAAGGCTCTGAATTAGGTGCTGTGTCAGTGCAAGGTAGAAGTGTCAAAATTATTTCTTCAGATGCATCAGGCCTTGGCTGTGTGTtgtcctgtgcagctatgaaaAAAGCACCAGATATGTTAGAGAAGGTGTGTCATGATGATACCTTCTTTATCATGACACTCTGTCAATGGCTGCTGCTTTGCACTGTGTTTCTATGCAGTTTATAATGCATTATGAACTATATACAATTACTGAACATATTGTTGTGCTGTAGTAACAATGGTGATTAAAGGGGATCTGAATATGAATCAGTGATTTATTCAAACAATGTCTTTAGATGTTTACTTATTAACTTGGAGTCAAAATATTAACATATCCATCTTGAATAAAGTTTATGTTTGTTCATATATTGTTGATGACATATGTGACTGTAAACTACATATTGAGTTTGTGTCTATTAAGTTCATATTGGCTAAGCACAAAGAATGAATTCATCAATCAATACAATATTAATACGATTGAATAGTTTGGGGATCATATGAGGATTTGTTATTGgtattcacattttaaatgaattcaaatgcaaaaaaatgtaCCTTTTTTGAATGCTCAGATAAGTTTTCTGCAGTCCACTAGTGGCAGGATGTGGCATAAATCAGTAACATTGATGAAGTCCAGGTCCTCAGGCGTTCTCAAGCCCATAGTTGATAAAAGTTGTAAAACTGCGTTCAGTGACACATTTTCTAGAAAGGGGAGGACCCCTTTTAGTGTGTCTGTCACCATCTCCATGTTCTCCATTAAACTCCACCTGAAAACACAGAATGATGAAGTGCAATCACCTCAAGGTCAAATAGCTTGTACAGTGGTACTGGGTAATAGTCAGCAGGTTGtcaatgcaaacacaaacaaagtgACCCGCAGTGTCGTGCTGCAGGATGTGAACACCTACATCCAAAGCTGGGATGGTGCAAGATTTTTCACAAACAAAGTAAACCTTCTCCTGACTGACCAGAAGCAGAACAATCCTACCAACCTCATAACCTTGGTCATTAACCCTGAGGAATACAGCCATTCCTTTCCGATATGTAGTGCCTTTGTATGTGACAGAACCTGTCTcaactgtgttttctttcctgAGACCACTTAGTCTAACAGCTTTTTGAATGTCATCATTGTACAACTCCTCATGGAATTCATTGGCTTGGTCTGCTTGAAGTATGGGTGGAAACAAATTCCCTGCATGTAAATAGGCTTGTAGCAATTGATGCCTTTCTGCCAAAGTGCTACAGAGATTTTTAAAGTTATGGAGCTTCCGTGCACattctttaaaatatgtatgtttACTCTCAAAGCGGAGCGTCCAGAGGCGAATGAGTGGACCAAATTTTATTGTAAGGTCTGGGTAATGGAGAAGGAAGTGATGTTTTGGCTTCAATGGTTTGTCTGAAAATGTTGTTGCTCTGAGTTCCAAATATTCCTCAACAAGTAACTTCAGATAAGCTAcctggtttgtgtgtgttttgggagCACATACCAGTTCAACAATCTCCCGTAGCTTTATACACAACTGCCAGACTTGGTCTTCAAGTGGATTCTTGATGCGTGTACCTACAAGGACAGGGAGGAGACGTAGTAAGCACCAGTTCTGTGCTGCACTTCCTGATAACTTCTCACCATCTGCTTTAACTACACAAGGGCGGTTATTGGCATCATTGCCTTTGTACTTTAGTTCAGAGATCCTCCTATTCAACTGCACAAATGTGAAGTGTTTCCCAATGGATACAAGATGTTGTAGGTACAGTTGGAGATCAGTAGAAACAATTCCCTCGAAGAGATCGTGTCCAAGACAAGGAGGGAGTCCTGGTTTGCAGACATGGAAATGCTCCAAAGAATTGAAAATGGAGTCAAATTTTATACCATTAACAATGTTCTCAGATCCCTCTGACAGGATGTCCACACTTCTCCTATAGTTTTCTGGTGTCCTTGGTGGGCCTAGCTTCGTAGGATCACTGGCAAATTCATCTCGGGTTATAGTACAATACctacagaaatgtttgcttttactaAAATTTTCTGTAAAGCCTCCAAGTGAATGCGAACCCAGGTTGTCACCGGCAATTGCCAGTACAACCCCTTTCAGTGTCTCACCTGACTTCAAAGTTATGCCAGATTGCTCAATGTCTTTCAAATCCTTTACAAGGGAGGAGAACACTTTCTCATGTCCAAAATATTGGTAATCAGACTCCCTGCAAAGCAAGACTAGCTGCACAGGATCAATGCATGACCTGTTATAAGGTAATATCTCACCAAGTGTCATGTACACAGCTATttgcttgtgtttctttcttccTGATCCTAAAGGATTCACAACCTCAAAAGCATCTTGATACAAGATAATTGAAAGTGAGGAAGGCAACTCTTCCAAGAGGGTGTTTTGTTTAACGTTTTTACCATCCCTCACATCCTCAAGCACATTTGCATCTTCTGGGGGGTGTAGTTTTGATGCACTATATTGCTCCCTCACTGATGGCAGGCTCAACAGGGCTGTTAGTGTTTCTTTAACTGGGACATACTGGTAAAACTGCTCTTTACCAGAGGCATCAAAACCAAGACGGACCTGTTTAGGCTCAACATAGCTGAAGTTTCTCTTAAAATACGTTTTACGGGTTGAATCTGATCTGAATATGCCCTCATTATACATTTTCAATAAGTTTTCTTTTGACAATCCATCTATAATACTGGGAACTTTTTCATCTGGAATTTCAAGCTTTGCCAACTCTTCCCTAAGTCCACTGAACATTTGGGACATTGCATTTGTGCAGATGTCTTGGAACTCCTCTATCAGAGTGGATATTGTGGACGCAGGTAAAAGCATCTTTGCTTGCATCCTCAAGTAAAAAAGAGCCAAATTAGTGAGAAACagatttctgtctttctctccatCACCTGCATCTGGGGAGAAAACAGTCTCTGTCATGTCAGTTTCCATATCATCATCACAACCATGCATTCCTGTGGTATCAGTGCTCATCCTGCCCTTTGCGCTTTCTACCAACTCTTTTGCATGTTTCCTGCTGATGTGTGATGTGAATGATGATCGGATACTAAACTGCTTTTGACAGCTACTGAATGGACAAACTATCTTTTTCCCATCCCCCATGTGCATCTTTAAATGCCCACACACACTGGAAAATTGTGAACTTTTAAAAGTGCACCCTTCAACTTGACATTCCTCAACAAAACACTTACTGGGTCTGACGATGGGTTTGCGTTTTAAGTGGTTGCGGTACATGTGTGTACGCAAGGCAGACCAAGTTTTGAGACTTAAAGGACACGTCCCGCATGGAAAC encodes:
- the LOC121629269 gene encoding uncharacterized protein LOC121629269; this translates as MVEIYPESLGDRTEEGERMGSGYFCLGKQLRERMQFLNRDNTLARLRKPKRLAPPIEDDNPGPSMKCAKTDSYGCVNWQPLQLPEGENRESLLEKKRELMTIYSLEGQRAADQRRVDDLMTVTYEPQRRDLNATPSPSMSQLQRDWPFLFMQKFLLKHFCLLTGFDLESRLQESLAKKGERVLKYFKSQLLRWKKDVKMVLSCLERQEEEVDPGLAATLIMVAHFQEKEDAIFLLADETSTQADVEAQLSLPNTPRLIMLGHSILGARKWMLSIEGGVVLKLSETSNFTTALAVLFASYYVFNIEYPAEAATSLEFIQRFFVRIMPNTASVRQRRR